In Geopsychrobacter electrodiphilus DSM 16401, a single window of DNA contains:
- a CDS encoding helix-turn-helix domain-containing protein gives MDPFTNNLKLDQTAGKIEIPLTIQPLEELTREPVTLGDHLRRRRIELGLYQKDVAARLGVTAPTVWNWENRGSVDLRFIPRVIAFLGDNPISQPDDLLGKLTWYKQVNGLNLEQLGVEMGRDPEQLADWLSGRHEPCRRNREEIEIFLANGAENSCRVQPTRNV, from the coding sequence GTGGACCCCTTTACCAACAATTTAAAGCTTGATCAAACAGCCGGAAAAATTGAGATTCCACTGACAATCCAGCCACTTGAAGAATTAACCCGCGAACCTGTCACCCTCGGGGACCACTTGCGACGACGCAGAATTGAGCTTGGTTTGTATCAAAAAGATGTTGCCGCTAGGCTCGGTGTAACAGCCCCAACGGTCTGGAACTGGGAGAACCGAGGATCGGTTGATTTGCGATTTATACCCCGGGTTATTGCGTTCCTTGGCGATAATCCTATCTCCCAACCAGATGATCTGCTGGGAAAACTGACTTGGTACAAACAGGTTAACGGCCTGAACCTGGAACAACTCGGTGTCGAGATGGGACGAGATCCGGAGCAGCTTGCGGACTGGTTAAGCGGACGGCATGAACCCTGTCGGCGGAACCGGGAAGAAATTGAGATCTTTTTGGCAAACGGTGCAGAGAACTCCTGTAGGGTTCAGCCGACAAGAAATGTCTGA
- a CDS encoding helix-turn-helix domain-containing protein, which yields MSKKTLHIYPGSLKEVESLGLRLKDARLRRRFSMEVVCARADISRPTLSKIEKGDPSVAFGHYVQVLRVLGLLADLAQIANEDVLGRRLQDEALPHRQRAPRKKKLPQEDIDGEGKK from the coding sequence ATGTCAAAAAAGACTCTCCATATTTATCCCGGCTCACTGAAGGAAGTCGAGTCTCTGGGTCTCAGACTGAAGGATGCGCGTCTGCGCAGGCGTTTCTCCATGGAGGTCGTTTGCGCCAGAGCCGATATCTCCCGGCCGACGCTCTCCAAGATTGAAAAAGGGGATCCATCGGTTGCTTTTGGTCACTATGTGCAGGTGCTACGTGTTCTTGGCCTATTGGCTGACCTGGCGCAAATTGCCAATGAAGATGTTTTGGGCCGCAGGCTGCAAGACGAGGCTCTCCCGCACAGACAAAGAGCACCTCGCAAGAAAAAACTTCCGCAGGAAGACATTGATGGCGAAGGGAAAAAATAG
- a CDS encoding type II toxin-antitoxin system HipA family toxin: MAKGKNRRQLWVWLDDPAFGPLQKIGTLSQGDRGSASFAYDPDWLTHAHVFPLDPELDLLPGDFYPNGSNFGVFMDSCPDRWGQLLMKRREAIEARDEKRSSRTLGPWEFLLGVQDCTRMGALRYSLPDSNIFLAAEALSAPPVTKIAELQSIAFELTRKKLASPDKIKEWLKVLVAPGASLGGARPKANLIDDQGHLWIAKFPSADDDYDVAVWEKVLHDLARDCGISVPESQLMQLGDGYHTFLVKRFDRERESRRFFASAMTLLKHVDTDDASYLELAEFLATFGEPDLLSADLEELFTRVVFNVATANRDDHLRNHGFMRSPAGWRLAPAYDMNPSFKKEEHALALDIENRLPDLSVVLATAGYYRLDRKRAKAIIEKVIEIVSDWERRARNQGLSRQDCLEAAHLFMAAGKK, from the coding sequence ATGGCGAAGGGAAAAAATAGAAGACAGTTGTGGGTCTGGCTGGACGATCCTGCTTTCGGCCCCCTGCAGAAGATCGGCACCCTGTCGCAAGGGGATCGCGGCAGCGCCAGTTTTGCTTATGATCCTGACTGGCTCACACACGCCCATGTCTTCCCGCTCGATCCTGAGCTGGATTTGCTGCCGGGCGATTTTTATCCTAATGGCTCAAACTTCGGGGTCTTCATGGATTCCTGCCCTGATCGCTGGGGCCAACTGCTGATGAAGCGCCGGGAGGCTATTGAGGCCAGAGATGAGAAACGCTCCTCCCGAACCCTTGGCCCTTGGGAGTTTCTGCTAGGAGTGCAGGACTGCACCCGCATGGGGGCCTTACGCTACAGCCTGCCAGACAGCAATATTTTTCTCGCCGCCGAAGCCCTGTCCGCCCCTCCTGTCACCAAGATTGCCGAATTACAGTCCATTGCCTTCGAATTGACCCGAAAGAAGCTGGCCAGCCCTGACAAAATCAAAGAATGGCTGAAAGTCCTTGTCGCACCGGGAGCTTCGCTTGGCGGCGCACGTCCAAAGGCGAACCTTATCGATGATCAGGGGCACCTCTGGATCGCCAAATTCCCTTCGGCGGATGACGACTACGATGTCGCAGTCTGGGAGAAGGTCCTGCACGATCTCGCCCGCGACTGCGGGATCTCCGTCCCAGAATCCCAGCTCATGCAGCTCGGCGACGGTTACCATACTTTTCTCGTCAAGCGTTTTGATCGCGAGAGAGAGAGCCGACGCTTCTTTGCCTCGGCCATGACGCTGCTGAAGCATGTCGATACGGATGATGCCAGCTACCTGGAACTGGCGGAATTTCTGGCGACCTTCGGTGAGCCCGACCTTCTGTCCGCCGATCTTGAAGAATTGTTCACGCGGGTGGTGTTCAATGTCGCCACCGCCAACCGCGACGACCATCTGCGGAATCACGGCTTCATGCGTTCACCTGCCGGCTGGCGGTTGGCACCGGCCTACGACATGAATCCTTCTTTCAAAAAGGAGGAGCATGCTCTGGCTCTGGACATCGAGAACCGCCTGCCTGACCTGAGCGTTGTTTTAGCAACGGCTGGCTATTATCGGCTAGACAGAAAGCGCGCCAAGGCCATCATCGAAAAGGTGATTGAGATCGTTTCGGATTGGGAGCGTCGCGCCCGAAACCAGGGTCTATCCCGTCAGGACTGTCTGGAGGCTGCGCACTTGTTTATGGCCGCTGGTAAAAAATAA
- a CDS encoding glutaminase encodes MTNYQLVLDYIVEAVRPQFGKGKVADYIPALAGVPPRKFGIAVCTMDGQIFKAGDADEGFSVQSISKLFVLQLVMQHFGNMIWTRVGKEPSGDRFNSMLRLEQEQGIPRNPFINPGALVILDLLQSLKGDAYQRIRNYLRFLSMNETLDSNPTVADSEFNHAHVNRALAHLMKGYGNIHGDVEALMEIYCFQCAMEMSCVELAIAGLPLAGGGYSRPHETAVISKSQAKRINSVMLTCGMYDSVGSFAYRVGLPAKSGVGGGILAVAPEKLTVCTWGPELDAYGNSYVGTAALEMFTEMTHTSIS; translated from the coding sequence GTGACAAACTATCAGCTGGTACTGGATTATATCGTTGAAGCGGTTAGACCGCAGTTCGGAAAAGGGAAAGTGGCGGACTACATCCCCGCCCTCGCAGGCGTACCGCCTCGCAAGTTCGGCATTGCGGTGTGCACCATGGACGGACAGATTTTCAAGGCTGGTGATGCCGATGAAGGCTTTTCGGTCCAGAGCATCTCCAAGCTGTTTGTCCTGCAACTGGTCATGCAGCATTTCGGCAACATGATCTGGACCCGAGTCGGCAAAGAACCCTCTGGCGATCGTTTCAATTCGATGCTACGACTGGAGCAGGAACAGGGCATTCCCAGAAACCCGTTCATAAACCCCGGGGCGCTAGTCATTCTCGATCTGCTGCAAAGCCTTAAGGGGGATGCCTACCAGCGGATCAGGAACTATCTCCGTTTTCTGTCGATGAACGAGACGCTCGACAGCAACCCAACCGTGGCAGACTCAGAGTTTAACCATGCCCACGTCAACCGCGCTCTCGCGCACCTAATGAAGGGCTATGGCAACATCCATGGCGATGTTGAAGCCCTGATGGAGATTTACTGTTTCCAATGCGCGATGGAGATGAGCTGCGTCGAACTCGCTATCGCCGGGCTACCTCTCGCTGGCGGCGGTTATTCGCGGCCCCATGAAACCGCGGTTATCTCCAAAAGTCAGGCCAAGCGGATCAATTCGGTGATGCTGACCTGCGGCATGTATGACAGCGTCGGCAGTTTTGCCTACCGGGTTGGCCTTCCGGCCAAAAGCGGTGTCGGCGGCGGCATCCTGGCCGTGGCTCCAGAAAAACTGACTGTCTGCACCTGGGGTCCGGAACTGGATGCATACGGCAACTCCTATGTTGGGACTGCCGCCCTGGAGATGTTCACGGAAATGACCCACACCAGTATTTCTTGA
- a CDS encoding efflux RND transporter permease subunit produces MISRIFINRPRLAVVLSVFITLAGLIAMFNIPVAQYPKITPPEIRVSATYPGANAEVLANSVATPIEAEVNGVENMLYMSSSSSNSGQYSLSVTFEVGTDTDIAQVNLQNRVQAAIAKLPQEVVAQGVTVRKGSADMLGAISFFSPDNSRDKLFLSNYVSSTIKDAVVRLDGVSDINIFGELEYSMRIWMDPARMTALGLTADDLVTAIRQQNIQAAVGSIGAEPVNTGQQLQYTLTAQGRLQNVEEFKNIILRSNAQGGLVRIKDVATVELGAKSYSTRSVLNGGPAVTLAIYGSPTANALATMQAVNAELAQLAKRQPSGVEYQTIYDSTKYIAAAIHEMIWTLFLTFMLVVGVTFLFLQDWRSTLVPTVTIPVSLIGTFAVLLALGYNANTISLFALIMSIGLVVDDAIVVVENVYRVMDDEQLSPKDAAIKAMGQVTGPIIATTLVLLAVFIPVAFLPGITGQLYKQFAVTICTAVVISAICALTLSPALCAVLLKKPLPVRFWPLVWFNKALNQSRKGYVAGSSWLIRWKSVALLALVLIIGGSYFLFQNRPTSFLPQEDQGLIYLNLQLPEAAAMARTDEVMKQVTTELRAIDGIDSVLGVSGFSLLSGRGDNVGFGLVILTPWDKRASPALHVDAILKKAQQKLAAISTANILAFTPPPIRGLGRTGGFDFQLQSLTDKSPQEFVAAAQALVVAANQDPALSRVFSTYTANNPQLALNVDRNRAETLNVPISAVFATLQAQLGGRYVNDFNLANRGYQVKLQAATAQRDSIDDISRLYVRSNTGKMVPMTSLATLSTELGPQTVDRYNQLTSIKVNGGAAPGFSSGEAMAAMERIATKTLPEGYSFDWSGMSFQERKSSGQVTILFALALLFAYLFLVGQYESWNIPMSIIIAVPVATLGALAGLWLNGGSLSIYAQIGLVLLVGLACKNAILIVEFAQSRREDGLSIAEAAVDGGRIRFRPVLMTSFTFIFGLVPMVIATGAGAGSRQAIGITVFSGMLSTTFFGIFLIPVLYYVFQSAREKGSAWRARRRARGNHG; encoded by the coding sequence ATGATCTCCCGCATATTTATTAACCGGCCGCGACTGGCCGTAGTGCTCTCGGTCTTTATCACCCTGGCCGGGCTGATCGCCATGTTCAACATTCCAGTCGCCCAGTATCCCAAGATCACCCCGCCCGAGATTCGGGTCAGCGCGACCTATCCGGGCGCCAACGCCGAGGTGTTGGCCAACAGCGTCGCGACGCCGATCGAAGCTGAGGTCAACGGCGTCGAAAATATGCTCTACATGTCGTCGTCTTCATCGAACTCTGGCCAATACAGCCTGAGCGTAACCTTCGAGGTCGGCACCGACACCGACATCGCCCAGGTCAATCTGCAGAACCGCGTGCAGGCCGCGATCGCCAAGCTGCCACAGGAGGTCGTCGCGCAGGGTGTCACGGTGCGCAAGGGCTCGGCAGATATGCTCGGCGCGATCAGCTTCTTCTCGCCAGATAACTCGCGTGACAAGCTGTTCTTGAGTAACTACGTCAGCAGCACGATCAAGGATGCCGTGGTACGCCTCGATGGCGTCAGCGATATCAATATCTTCGGCGAACTCGAATACAGCATGCGCATCTGGATGGACCCGGCGCGCATGACCGCTCTGGGCCTGACCGCAGATGACCTGGTCACCGCGATCCGCCAGCAGAATATCCAGGCGGCGGTCGGTTCAATCGGTGCCGAACCGGTCAATACCGGCCAGCAGCTGCAGTACACCCTGACTGCTCAGGGGCGGTTGCAGAACGTCGAAGAGTTTAAAAATATCATCCTGCGCAGCAACGCTCAGGGTGGGCTGGTACGCATCAAGGATGTCGCAACGGTCGAACTGGGGGCCAAATCCTACAGCACCCGTTCAGTCTTGAACGGCGGTCCGGCGGTGACGCTGGCGATCTACGGCTCCCCCACCGCCAACGCCCTGGCGACGATGCAGGCGGTCAACGCCGAACTGGCGCAGCTCGCCAAACGCCAACCGAGTGGGGTCGAATATCAGACCATTTATGACTCGACCAAATATATCGCCGCCGCCATCCACGAAATGATCTGGACCCTGTTTCTGACCTTTATGCTGGTCGTCGGCGTGACCTTTCTGTTTCTGCAGGACTGGCGCTCGACCCTGGTGCCCACGGTGACCATTCCTGTCTCGCTGATCGGGACCTTCGCCGTTCTGCTGGCGCTGGGTTACAACGCCAACACCATCTCGCTGTTCGCGTTGATCATGTCGATTGGGCTGGTGGTCGACGATGCCATCGTGGTGGTCGAAAACGTCTATCGCGTGATGGACGACGAACAGCTCAGCCCCAAAGATGCCGCGATTAAGGCGATGGGTCAGGTCACCGGCCCGATCATCGCCACCACGCTGGTGCTGCTGGCTGTCTTTATCCCGGTCGCCTTTCTGCCGGGGATTACCGGTCAGCTTTACAAGCAGTTTGCCGTCACCATTTGTACCGCGGTGGTCATTTCGGCGATCTGCGCCCTCACCTTAAGTCCCGCGCTCTGCGCAGTGTTGTTGAAGAAACCACTGCCGGTGCGCTTCTGGCCGCTGGTCTGGTTCAACAAGGCGCTCAATCAGTCGCGTAAAGGTTATGTCGCCGGCTCCAGCTGGCTGATTCGCTGGAAATCAGTCGCGCTGTTGGCGTTGGTGCTGATTATCGGCGGGAGTTATTTTTTGTTTCAGAATCGCCCGACCAGCTTCCTGCCACAGGAGGATCAAGGTCTCATCTACCTGAACTTGCAACTGCCCGAAGCGGCGGCGATGGCGCGCACCGATGAGGTGATGAAACAGGTAACCACGGAGTTGCGAGCGATTGACGGGATCGACAGCGTGCTCGGCGTCAGCGGCTTCAGTCTGCTCAGCGGGCGCGGCGACAATGTTGGCTTCGGCCTGGTGATTCTGACCCCCTGGGATAAGCGGGCCAGCCCTGCTCTGCATGTCGATGCAATTTTGAAGAAGGCCCAGCAGAAGCTCGCCGCGATCTCGACCGCCAATATCCTGGCCTTCACCCCACCGCCCATTCGTGGACTGGGGCGCACCGGCGGCTTCGATTTCCAGCTGCAGTCGTTGACTGACAAATCGCCGCAGGAGTTCGTCGCCGCCGCCCAGGCGCTGGTGGTCGCGGCCAATCAGGACCCGGCCTTAAGTCGCGTCTTCAGCACATACACCGCCAACAACCCGCAGTTGGCGCTGAATGTTGACCGCAATCGCGCCGAAACCCTCAATGTCCCGATAAGCGCGGTCTTCGCGACCCTGCAGGCTCAACTCGGCGGACGTTATGTCAACGACTTCAACTTGGCCAACCGAGGATATCAGGTCAAGCTGCAGGCCGCGACCGCGCAGCGCGATTCGATTGACGACATCAGCCGCCTGTATGTGCGCAGCAATACGGGGAAGATGGTGCCGATGACCAGCCTGGCGACCCTGTCAACCGAGCTCGGGCCGCAGACCGTCGATCGCTACAACCAGTTGACCAGCATCAAGGTGAATGGCGGCGCGGCGCCGGGCTTCAGCTCCGGTGAAGCGATGGCGGCGATGGAGCGCATCGCGACCAAAACCCTCCCCGAAGGATACAGCTTCGACTGGTCGGGGATGTCGTTTCAAGAACGCAAGAGCAGCGGGCAGGTGACGATCCTCTTCGCGCTGGCGCTGCTGTTTGCCTACCTGTTTCTGGTCGGCCAGTATGAAAGCTGGAATATCCCGATGTCGATCATCATTGCGGTGCCGGTCGCAACCCTTGGCGCGCTGGCCGGTCTGTGGCTGAACGGCGGCAGCCTCAGCATCTACGCCCAGATCGGCCTGGTGCTGCTGGTCGGGCTGGCGTGCAAGAACGCCATTCTGATTGTCGAGTTTGCCCAGTCGCGCCGCGAAGATGGCCTCTCGATCGCCGAAGCGGCGGTAGATGGCGGGCGCATCCGCTTTAGACCGGTGCTGATGACCTCCTTTACTTTTATCTTCGGCCTGGTGCCGATGGTCATTGCAACCGGCGCCGGCGCCGGCAGCCGCCAGGCCATAGGCATTACCGTTTTTAGCGGCATGCTGAGCACGACCTTTTTCGGGATCTTCCTGATCCCAGTGCTCTATTATGTTTTCCAGTCAGCGCGTGAAAAAGGCAGCGCCTGGCGCGCACGCCGGAGAGCGCGGGGTAATCATGGTTGA
- a CDS encoding efflux RND transporter periplasmic adaptor subunit, whose product MRQILTPIMHIVLLLSLVLVQTPHTANAAANVKAGPPPLVTVVIVTEQNVTPSTEYVGHVEAIQTVDLHARVSGLLEEIHFKEGSNVQAGKLLYLIEPAPYQMKLAVNQARVAKTQAAVNSTSQHLTRIQTVRTGGIPSTDIESAEAAALQAQADLQEAQAVQKLSSIDLGYTRITAPISGRIGATAVSKGNLVGPTSEALARIVQLDPIRVLFSISENDLASVKAAQLDAASKKKTGIMQPRLLQADGEFFEQTGQIDFVDNQVDPTTGTIAVRALFANPDGLLLPGQYVRLVASERRTKKLPVIPQSAVLEDRDGRYLLLVDARNQVVQRRITTGPIVGGLWAVEAGINVGEQVIVEGLQKVRPGQTVKITTANAAAAPLGN is encoded by the coding sequence ATGAGACAAATCCTCACTCCCATAATGCATATTGTTCTGCTGCTCAGTCTGGTTCTCGTTCAAACTCCTCATACTGCCAACGCCGCGGCCAATGTTAAAGCAGGACCACCCCCCTTGGTAACCGTCGTTATCGTGACCGAACAGAATGTAACTCCCTCGACCGAGTACGTGGGCCACGTAGAGGCGATTCAAACCGTCGATCTGCATGCGCGGGTCAGCGGTCTGCTCGAAGAGATCCACTTCAAAGAGGGGAGCAACGTGCAGGCCGGTAAGCTGCTGTATCTGATCGAACCCGCACCCTACCAGATGAAGCTGGCGGTCAATCAGGCGCGCGTGGCTAAAACCCAGGCGGCAGTCAATTCGACCAGCCAGCACTTAACGCGGATTCAAACCGTGCGGACCGGCGGCATTCCCAGTACCGACATCGAAAGTGCCGAAGCTGCTGCGCTGCAGGCCCAAGCCGATCTGCAGGAAGCACAAGCGGTACAGAAGCTGTCGAGCATCGACCTGGGCTATACCCGGATTACCGCCCCGATCAGCGGGCGCATCGGCGCGACTGCGGTGAGCAAGGGCAACCTGGTCGGGCCAACCTCCGAGGCGCTGGCACGCATTGTTCAACTCGACCCGATCCGGGTGCTCTTTTCGATCAGTGAAAATGACCTTGCCTCAGTCAAGGCGGCACAACTGGATGCGGCCAGCAAGAAAAAGACCGGGATCATGCAACCGCGGCTGCTGCAGGCTGACGGCGAATTTTTCGAGCAGACGGGACAGATCGATTTTGTCGATAACCAAGTCGATCCCACCACCGGCACCATCGCAGTGCGCGCCCTGTTTGCCAACCCGGACGGGCTATTACTGCCGGGACAGTATGTGCGGCTGGTCGCGAGTGAAAGACGGACCAAAAAATTGCCGGTCATCCCGCAGTCGGCGGTGCTCGAAGATCGCGACGGTCGCTACCTGTTACTGGTCGATGCGCGGAATCAGGTGGTACAGCGCCGCATCACCACCGGCCCAATCGTTGGTGGGTTGTGGGCGGTAGAAGCCGGAATCAACGTGGGCGAGCAGGTAATTGTTGAGGGTCTGCAAAAGGTACGACCAGGGCAAACCGTCAAGATCACCACTGCGAATGCTGCCGCAGCGCCGCTGGGGAACTAA
- a CDS encoding TetR/AcrR family transcriptional regulator, with protein MDGTFRPKGSGMPTFNKMKQQAILNAALELFAERGFHDAPMARVASQAKVGVGSIYRYFTDKPGLIDELYQQVDESLQQAIVQGVNQELSTRKQFLQLIVNLTNFLANHPQEFKFLEQYYHSPFGIDKKREKWLLESKSGHKNHFMELFFKGKDAAVKPLPVPVLLSLSFGPVLFLVRDVIAGLVELDETLIAQVAEGCWEAISDKIKV; from the coding sequence ATGGACGGAACGTTCCGTCCGAAAGGATCCGGTATGCCCACTTTCAACAAAATGAAGCAACAAGCTATCTTGAATGCCGCCTTGGAACTTTTTGCTGAGCGGGGCTTTCATGATGCGCCTATGGCGCGGGTCGCGTCTCAGGCCAAGGTCGGGGTTGGCAGTATTTATCGCTATTTTACGGATAAACCTGGTTTGATTGATGAACTTTATCAGCAGGTCGATGAATCCCTTCAGCAGGCGATCGTGCAGGGTGTGAATCAAGAACTTTCAACCCGCAAACAATTCTTACAGCTCATTGTCAACCTGACCAATTTTTTGGCAAATCACCCTCAGGAATTCAAATTTCTGGAGCAATACTATCATTCACCATTCGGAATTGATAAGAAACGCGAGAAATGGCTCCTCGAAAGCAAGTCTGGTCATAAGAACCATTTTATGGAGCTGTTCTTTAAAGGAAAAGACGCAGCGGTTAAGCCCCTGCCGGTACCAGTATTACTCTCCCTCTCATTTGGACCGGTCCTTTTTTTGGTCCGCGATGTCATCGCCGGCTTGGTTGAATTGGATGAAACACTGATCGCTCAGGTTGCCGAGGGCTGCTGGGAAGCGATTAGTGACAAAATAAAAGTCTAA
- a CDS encoding PLP-dependent aminotransferase family protein — MFFLDSNAPAPLFKQLYNQMREHILLGTLPADSKLPSVRDMANNLTVSRNTVEGAYQELFAEGYIYSRPRSGYFVSPLDQDSAPRSLVSKPDNQRPPLQSTPIFRYDFHPARLDQASFPSRLWRKFFLECLRENPQQLSQYCDPQGELGLRYSIQSYLERSRGVVCDPDQIVITAGLQHSLDIVANILKKDHSSVAVEDPGYPLTSAVFRNHSYSVVPVAVRPDGIDLDALEAENSTITYVTPSHQLPLGYVMPVANRLRLIEWAEAGGNFILEDDYDSELRYSGKPIPSLQGLRPSGNIIYLGTFSKVLSPALRISYLVLPQSLLATYRSLFQTFFSSVSQLEQRTLTKFMEEGHWVRHIRRMRSINKKKHDSMLLAVNKHFGSLAEIVGQGAGLHIVLQLPGTSFSEKEIIRRTEQKGIRLFPFSWTCATGEPDTTKLMLGFGGLTTSEIEDGIALLAQVCL, encoded by the coding sequence ATGTTTTTTCTAGACAGCAACGCACCAGCCCCTTTGTTTAAACAACTCTATAATCAGATGAGGGAGCATATTCTCTTGGGTACGTTGCCAGCTGATTCCAAGTTGCCGTCTGTCCGCGACATGGCGAACAATCTGACCGTCAGCCGCAATACGGTAGAAGGTGCCTATCAAGAGCTGTTCGCAGAAGGCTACATCTACAGTCGGCCTCGCAGCGGTTATTTTGTGTCACCCCTCGATCAGGACTCGGCTCCAAGGTCTCTCGTTTCCAAACCTGACAATCAGCGCCCACCTTTGCAAAGCACACCGATCTTTCGCTATGACTTCCATCCTGCACGTCTTGACCAGGCAAGCTTTCCCAGTCGGCTTTGGCGTAAATTCTTCCTTGAGTGTCTGCGAGAAAACCCCCAACAACTTTCTCAATATTGTGATCCCCAAGGTGAACTGGGCTTGCGCTATTCAATACAAAGTTATCTTGAGCGCTCACGCGGCGTTGTCTGTGACCCAGACCAAATTGTTATCACCGCTGGACTTCAACATAGCCTCGACATTGTTGCCAATATCCTGAAAAAAGATCATTCCAGCGTAGCGGTTGAAGACCCCGGCTATCCTCTAACAAGCGCTGTTTTTCGTAACCATTCATATAGCGTTGTTCCTGTTGCCGTCCGTCCCGACGGGATCGATCTTGATGCTCTTGAAGCTGAAAACAGTACCATTACCTATGTCACCCCTTCGCACCAATTGCCACTGGGATATGTGATGCCGGTCGCCAACCGACTAAGACTGATCGAATGGGCCGAGGCTGGTGGAAATTTTATCCTCGAAGACGATTATGACAGCGAACTTCGTTATAGCGGCAAGCCGATCCCTTCTTTGCAGGGATTGAGGCCGAGCGGAAATATCATCTACCTTGGAACGTTCTCTAAGGTCTTGTCCCCCGCACTACGGATTAGTTACCTGGTTCTGCCCCAATCGCTATTAGCGACCTACCGTAGCTTGTTCCAGACTTTTTTCTCATCCGTCTCTCAACTTGAGCAGAGGACCCTTACCAAATTTATGGAAGAGGGCCACTGGGTTCGACACATTCGACGGATGCGCAGTATCAATAAAAAGAAGCACGATTCTATGCTCCTTGCTGTCAATAAACATTTCGGTTCACTGGCTGAGATTGTCGGACAGGGAGCAGGACTCCATATTGTTCTGCAACTGCCTGGCACAAGCTTTAGCGAAAAGGAAATCATCCGCCGCACCGAGCAAAAAGGTATTCGTCTGTTCCCATTTTCATGGACCTGTGCCACTGGAGAACCCGACACCACTAAATTGATGCTCGGATTCGGTGGCCTGACCACCAGTGAGATAGAAGATGGAATTGCTCTTCTTGCTCAAGTTTGTCTCTGA
- a CDS encoding pyridoxamine 5'-phosphate oxidase family protein — protein MIPEKLQEIMKKDGVVAIATLGEDGPHMVNTWNSYIRVSEEGRLLIPAGYMNKTEANVAYNNQVLITLGSSKVTGNNGPGAGFLIKGTAAFVTDGPDFDLLKSKFSWLRATLAVTIDSATQTW, from the coding sequence ATGATTCCAGAAAAATTACAAGAAATCATGAAGAAAGATGGAGTGGTTGCGATCGCAACATTAGGTGAAGACGGTCCGCACATGGTTAATACCTGGAACAGTTACATCCGGGTTTCAGAGGAAGGTCGCTTGCTTATTCCAGCCGGTTATATGAATAAAACCGAGGCCAATGTTGCTTACAATAATCAGGTATTGATTACTTTGGGCAGCAGTAAGGTGACTGGCAATAACGGACCTGGTGCGGGTTTTCTGATTAAAGGCACGGCAGCTTTCGTCACGGATGGCCCGGACTTTGATTTGTTGAAGTCAAAGTTCAGTTGGTTACGGGCTACTCTAGCTGTTACCATCGATTCCGCCACACAGACTTGGTAA
- a CDS encoding zinc ribbon domain-containing protein: MIILLLIILAFLLLKIQDELHSPEIIESVTAACPSCAKEVELDWMVCPHCLQRLRENCPSCHQRKFISHSF, from the coding sequence ATGATTATTCTGCTGTTAATTATTCTGGCCTTTTTACTGCTTAAAATTCAGGACGAACTGCATTCCCCTGAGATTATTGAGTCAGTGACAGCAGCATGCCCCAGTTGCGCTAAAGAGGTTGAACTCGACTGGATGGTCTGCCCCCATTGCCTGCAAAGGTTGCGTGAAAACTGCCCATCCTGTCATCAGCGCAAATTTATCAGCCACAGTTTCTGA
- a CDS encoding ABC transporter ATP-binding protein — MPFVHLKKLEKRFESNVDCVIALNKLELAVEEGCFLGIMGPSGSGKSTLLSILGGLCHPTSGKVLVDDIDVYGLGSEQRADFRREYLGFVFQSFNLIPYLTALENVMLPLAVKKLSTPEKNRMANEVLIRVGLGHRIGHLPSQLSGGEQERVAIARALVNAPPLILADEPTGSLDSATSEEIMSLFLQLNAEGQTIIMVTHNDENRAYFDRTVVLRDGRIESDSARTPKVVSQVC, encoded by the coding sequence ATGCCCTTTGTTCATTTGAAAAAACTTGAAAAAAGATTTGAGAGCAACGTTGATTGCGTTATCGCCCTGAATAAGCTGGAACTGGCGGTTGAGGAAGGTTGTTTCCTTGGTATTATGGGCCCTTCAGGCTCGGGGAAGAGCACCCTGCTTTCGATTTTGGGGGGGCTCTGCCATCCGACCTCAGGCAAGGTTTTGGTCGACGATATTGACGTTTACGGCCTGGGCTCAGAACAGCGTGCTGATTTTCGACGCGAATACCTTGGGTTTGTCTTTCAATCCTTCAATCTCATCCCTTACCTGACCGCCCTTGAAAACGTTATGCTGCCGTTAGCGGTGAAAAAGTTATCTACGCCTGAAAAAAACCGTATGGCCAACGAGGTGCTGATACGTGTCGGCCTTGGTCATCGGATCGGGCATCTTCCCAGTCAGCTTTCTGGTGGCGAACAGGAACGAGTCGCGATCGCACGCGCCCTGGTGAATGCCCCACCTTTGATCTTGGCTGACGAACCGACTGGCAGCCTGGATAGTGCAACCAGTGAAGAGATTATGTCACTTTTTCTGCAGTTGAATGCGGAAGGACAAACCATCATCATGGTGACTCACAATGATGAGAATCGAGCCTACTTTGACCGGACAGTTGTTCTGCGAGATGGCCGCATTGAATCAGACAGCGCACGAACCCCAAAAGTGGTATCGCAAGTCTGTTAG